In Streptomyces sp. NBC_00448, the following are encoded in one genomic region:
- the ureC gene encoding urease subunit alpha yields the protein MPILPRKQYTDMFGPTVGDRFHLADTNLVVEVEKDFSEGQYGDEVLYGGGKTMRDGMASDPQATSAQGALDTVITNVVVIDPIVGVVKCDIGIKDGMIAGIGKSGNPQTQNNVHPDLVIGPGTEAIAGEHLIATAGAIDSHVHLIAPQQAEQALTNGITTLIGGGTGPSDGTNGTTCTPGPYNIARLLQAAEGLPVNLGIMAKGNGSLPEALNEQIVAGACALKVHEDWGATPAVIDNALNVADRHDVQVAIHTDSLNESGFFEDTRSAIDGRTIHTFHSEGAGGGHAPDIMRVAGEPNILPSSTNPTLPYTRNSVDELLDMVMVCHHLSRDIPEDVSFADSRVRAETIAAETVLHDLGVISMFSSDSQAMGRVGESVTRAFQTAHHCKDQFGPLDGDSERNDNQRVLRYLAKLTINPAIATGISDHIGSIEKGKIADIVLWPIHSFAAKPKMVIKGGIISWAQMGDPNASLPTPQPVIYRPMFGQYGKALPSTHVTFMSQAGIAAGVPAELGLRRKILPVGRTRTIGKHNMVRNSELPDIRIDPETFKVTLNGKVATIDPAAELPLNHLFFLV from the coding sequence ATGCCGATCCTGCCCCGCAAGCAGTACACCGACATGTTCGGGCCGACCGTCGGTGACCGCTTCCACCTGGCGGACACCAATCTCGTCGTCGAGGTCGAAAAGGACTTCAGCGAGGGCCAGTACGGCGACGAGGTCCTCTACGGCGGCGGCAAGACCATGCGGGACGGCATGGCCTCCGACCCGCAGGCGACCTCCGCCCAGGGGGCGCTCGACACCGTCATCACCAACGTCGTGGTCATCGACCCGATCGTCGGAGTCGTCAAGTGCGACATCGGCATCAAGGACGGGATGATCGCGGGCATCGGCAAGTCGGGCAACCCGCAGACCCAGAACAACGTCCACCCCGACCTGGTCATCGGGCCCGGCACCGAGGCCATCGCCGGCGAGCACCTCATCGCCACCGCGGGCGCCATCGACAGCCATGTGCACCTGATCGCCCCGCAGCAGGCCGAGCAGGCCCTCACCAACGGCATCACCACCCTGATCGGCGGCGGCACCGGGCCGTCCGACGGCACGAACGGCACCACCTGCACCCCCGGCCCGTACAACATCGCGCGGCTGCTGCAGGCGGCCGAGGGCCTGCCGGTGAACCTCGGCATCATGGCCAAGGGCAACGGCAGCCTGCCGGAGGCGCTCAACGAGCAGATCGTCGCCGGCGCGTGCGCGCTGAAGGTCCACGAGGACTGGGGCGCCACCCCCGCGGTGATCGACAACGCGCTCAACGTGGCCGACCGGCACGACGTGCAGGTGGCGATCCACACCGACAGCCTCAACGAGTCCGGCTTCTTCGAGGACACCCGCTCGGCGATCGACGGCCGCACCATCCACACCTTCCACAGCGAGGGCGCCGGCGGCGGTCACGCCCCGGACATCATGCGGGTCGCGGGCGAGCCCAACATCCTGCCCTCCTCGACCAACCCGACACTGCCGTACACCCGGAACTCCGTGGACGAGCTGCTGGACATGGTGATGGTCTGCCACCACCTCAGCCGCGACATCCCCGAGGACGTCTCGTTCGCCGACAGCCGGGTCAGGGCCGAGACGATCGCCGCCGAGACGGTCCTGCACGACCTCGGCGTGATCAGCATGTTCTCCTCCGACTCCCAGGCGATGGGCCGGGTCGGGGAGTCGGTCACCCGCGCCTTCCAGACCGCGCACCACTGCAAGGACCAGTTCGGCCCGCTCGACGGCGACTCCGAGCGCAACGACAACCAGCGGGTGCTGCGCTACCTGGCGAAGCTCACCATCAACCCGGCGATCGCCACCGGCATCTCGGACCACATCGGCTCGATCGAGAAGGGCAAGATCGCCGACATCGTGCTCTGGCCGATCCACTCCTTCGCCGCCAAGCCGAAGATGGTGATCAAGGGCGGCATCATCTCCTGGGCCCAGATGGGCGACCCCAACGCCTCGCTGCCGACGCCCCAACCGGTGATCTACCGGCCGATGTTCGGGCAGTACGGCAAGGCGCTGCCGTCCACGCACGTCACCTTCATGTCGCAGGCCGGCATCGCCGCCGGGGTCCCGGCGGAACTGGGCCTGCGGCGCAAGATCCTGCCGGTCGGCCGTACCCGCACCATCGGTAAGCACAACATGGTGCGCAACAGCGAGCTGCCGGACATCAGGATCGACCCGGAGACGTTCAAGGTCACCCTCAACGGCAAGGTCGCGACCATCGATCCGGCCGCCGAGCTGCCCCTCAACCACCTGTTCTTCCTGGTCTAG
- a CDS encoding urease accessory protein UreF, with product MYRDEQGGSGPASTTAGPRSPESGPAPESGFSPESESESESSPEPGIGSLLVSLQLTDSAFPSGFYTLSHTLEGFAQAKEVDADSLPALLHGLLLHAVGPADATALALAHRATAAGDPETVVRIDEYLFATKLGREMRLASTRTGRQLLDLAREVFDHPEIGAHFERVRGGAAPGTQAVAAGIIYAAAGVPLRQAVVSDLFAFCASFAGAALRLRLTDHRKAQLLLRRAAPVIEAAAQAAMRRELADVGATAFASDVMSGRHERAEARLFAS from the coding sequence ATGTACCGCGACGAGCAGGGCGGCTCCGGGCCGGCGTCCACCACCGCCGGCCCGCGGTCGCCCGAGTCCGGACCCGCGCCGGAGTCCGGCTTCTCGCCCGAGTCCGAGTCCGAGTCCGAGTCCTCGCCCGAGCCGGGGATCGGCTCGCTGCTGGTCAGCCTCCAGCTGACCGACTCCGCCTTCCCGAGCGGCTTCTACACGCTGTCGCACACGCTCGAAGGCTTCGCCCAGGCCAAGGAGGTCGACGCCGACAGCCTGCCGGCGCTCCTGCACGGCCTGCTGCTGCACGCGGTCGGCCCGGCCGACGCCACCGCGCTCGCGCTGGCCCACCGGGCGACCGCCGCGGGCGACCCGGAGACGGTGGTCCGGATCGACGAGTACCTGTTCGCCACCAAGCTGGGCCGGGAGATGCGGCTCGCGTCCACCCGGACCGGCCGCCAACTGCTGGACCTGGCCCGGGAGGTCTTCGACCACCCGGAGATCGGCGCGCACTTCGAGCGGGTCCGCGGCGGTGCGGCGCCCGGCACGCAGGCGGTGGCCGCCGGGATCATCTACGCGGCGGCGGGCGTGCCGCTGCGCCAGGCCGTCGTCTCCGACCTGTTCGCGTTCTGCGCGAGCTTCGCGGGCGCGGCCCTGCGGCTGCGGCTGACCGACCACCGCAAGGCGCAACTGCTGCTGCGGCGGGCCGCGCCCGTCATCGAAGCCGCCGCACAGGCCGCGATGCGCCGCGAACTCGCCGACGTCGGGGCGACCGCCTTCGCCTCGGACGTCATGTCGGGCCGCCACGAACGGGCCGAGGCACGGCTCTTCGCGAGCTGA
- a CDS encoding urease subunit beta, with the protein MTPRQKYLYGEGPIEINAGRRTVKLSVSNTGDRPVQVGSHYHFFEVNSALLFDRQQALGMHLNIAAGTAVRIEPGDTREVELCEYAGTGRLVGFSGLLNGSTASHPVRVEAVRKAIERGYQGAQESAGADSGAAGTPPKPTKKSQQKKGSH; encoded by the coding sequence ATGACGCCCCGTCAGAAGTACCTGTACGGCGAAGGTCCGATCGAGATCAACGCCGGCCGCCGCACGGTCAAGCTCTCCGTCAGCAACACCGGTGACCGGCCGGTCCAGGTCGGTTCGCACTACCACTTCTTCGAGGTGAACTCGGCGCTGCTGTTCGACCGGCAGCAGGCGCTCGGCATGCACCTCAACATCGCGGCCGGCACCGCCGTACGCATCGAGCCCGGCGACACGCGGGAGGTCGAGTTGTGCGAGTACGCCGGCACCGGCCGCCTCGTGGGCTTCAGCGGGCTGCTCAACGGCAGCACCGCCTCCCACCCGGTCAGGGTCGAGGCGGTGCGCAAGGCGATCGAGCGCGGCTACCAGGGCGCCCAGGAGTCGGCCGGGGCCGACTCCGGTGCCGCCGGGACACCCCCGAAGCCCACCAAGAAGTCCCAGCAGAAGAAGGGTTCGCACTGA